CGGCGCATCTCTCCCCCCGGCTTCCTGATCGGCGTCTCGGCGGAATCGGCGGAACTGGCCCTCGCCGCGCAGGCGGACGGCGCGGACTACGTGGGCGTGGGTCCGGTTTACGCCACCGGGAGCAAGGCGGACGCGGGCCCGCCAGTCGGCACGGAGCGGATCGGCGCGATCGCGGCCGCGGTGCGCATCCCCGTCGTCGGCATCGGCGGGATCACGGTGGAGAACGCACTTCCCGTCACCCGCGCCGGAGCCGCGGGCGTAGCGGTCATCAGCGCCGTGATGCAGGCGAATGATCCCGAAGCCGCCACGCGCGCGCTACTGCGCCGC
Above is a window of Longimicrobium terrae DNA encoding:
- the thiE gene encoding thiamine phosphate synthase: MTNGLAERLRLIVVTDPECGGRPLMDVVRAALQGGAPAIQLRIKDGDARPMADQARALLAETRRAGALLFINDRVDVALAVGAEGAHVGQSDLAATDVRRISPPGFLIGVSAESAELALAAQADGADYVGVGPVYATGSKADAGPPVGTERIGAIAAAVRIPVVGIGGITVENALPVTRAGAAGVAVISAVMQANDPEAATRALLRR